TGCCTCTTCATTTTGTTAGAAATATTTCAACTTGTATGACTCCAGCTTGCACAGTCGCATCTTCTTCTCCGGTATGTTTCCTCTCAGTAAGCAAATGCTGAAATAACTGATGGGCCAGGCAGGCTCACTTGGTGTTACTTGAGACCCACACTTAGAAATCTTTAAGGCATATGAAAGGTATTTGTAAACTGCAGAGAAACTGAGCTTAAAGGACATCAAAATGTTGTTTTATCTCTTTTCCCCATTCTGAAAAATATCCAGAACAGTTTGTTTGTACTTACAAGTGCCAGTGGCTTCTGTAGACTCTCGAACTATTAAATCTAAATACGTATCTAAAATCCCACAGATATCTTTACTACAAATTCAGCCATATTCTGTGTGGATTTCCTATTCTACACAGACCATTTAAATTCTGTACTATAAGGTACAGGACAAGGAGATAGCCCTCCCTCACCAATGTCCTGTGTGTTActttattgttttaaattttgttcaTTCATTTCAGATCTCTCCTAAGACACTGGTTAAGTCCAGGGTGCTCCACTTTGCTTCAATGAAGGGCTCAGGCCACAGCAACTGCTTTGCTTTCAACCCATTCTTAGTCTTTACAACCCTCAAGAGaactggcactgctgtgccataAACTTAGCAGATTAGCCAGTGACTAACCAGCTGAATAGCACTGCAAGTTGTCACTTCTAGCTGGTAAGCTCGTGCACAGCGTGCCTGCAAAGTCAATGAACTGCAAAACTACTCCTGAGGTGTTCTCTCCTGtctctgtgccacagccttAAAGAATACTAAATGCTGTTTAACTGAGATCCTGTCTGCTAAAAAACATTGTGTAATCAGGagataaatgggaaaaaatcgTAAGTAACTGCATTTCACCACAGGCATCTGAAGACTCTACCCATTCCTTCTTTGCTTTGATACTTGATCATGTGACTTGGCTtaaggaagagggaaagaacACTTATGGTTTCATCATCACGAGTTTATAAAATGCGAGATGACAAATTGCCTCCCTCTCGCCTTTTTCAACTGTTTCTCTCTTGAACTACACTGCCTCAAAGTTATTTTAATACAGCTTGGAGCTCGGCACCCTTCGACTGATAACCCTAGTGAAGGGCTGTGCGTCAAGGACTTGTTCCCCCGTCCTCCAGGACAGGTTTCCCAAAGACCAGATCCAAATCTCGCTGCATTGCGGTGCAGGGTGAGAATGCAGAGCTTtaagcacagccctgtgctgcccaaCGTTACCCTGGCGCAACCCAGCGCGGGGGCTGCCGCGGGGGGCAGAGGCCACAGGCCGGAACGGGCAGCTTCGGGAAGCCCTAAACTCGCACCAGCTGGCCGGTCGCAGCGCCGCCTGCTCTCGTCCTGCAAGCGCCTCCCGGGAAAACCCTCGGGGCTCCGTCCTTCCGTGTGGGACCATCCCTTCCCGGGACGTAGGGGGCGGCAGGGCAAGATGGCGCCAGCGCGTGGGCGCGCGGCGGCGGCCGTTGGGCGCACGGCCCCTCGCGCCCGCGGCGGCACGAGCGGCGCCGCCACGTCACGTGAGCGCGCCTcgcccccgccccccgcgcgccGGGCGTGACGCAGCGCGGCGGGTCTACGGCGCGCCACTGGTGACACGGCTCAGCACAAGCGGAGGCGCTCGGCTCCCCCCGCGCGGTAAGCGCTGCGCGCCGCGGCGCGGCCGCCCCGACTCGTCGCCCAGCGGCGCGAGGCGAGCCGCTGCCTCGGCCCTCGCgaggggggctcagggggtcGTCGCGTCACCGTCTCCCCTCAGGCTTTTTGGGCCTCTGCGCTGCCgtcgttttttttttttttttttttttttttttggggtgggcGAGCGGGCTGTGGCGCACCGGCCGAGCCAATCCTGTGCCTGCTTCTTCCAGAGCTGCGCGCCGATTGGTCGGGGCGCCGAGGGCGGGAAGAGCGCCCCTTGCGCTCATTGGCTGCCGCAGCCGGCCCCGGGGCCGTGGGGGTCTGCCCCTCCGCTGTGCCGcaggcgggcggcggcggggaaaggaaagagagagcGGAGAcacagagagggagggagaacCGGGGTGGGTAGGGACTCGTGGGAGCCGCCACCGCGTTGCGCGGTTCCGGCTGGCGCGTGTTCCGGGCTCCTCCCatgttccctgtgctccccccCTCCGCCTAGCTCCCTAGGGCCGGCGCGAACGGTGGGGCCCGGCTGGGCGGGGCTGTGGCCTGCGGAGACGGCGGGGCACAGCGGCCGTGGCGGCGGATGCTGGCCCCGCGGAGCCGCCTCCCCGCGGGGACGGCCCCGGGCAGCGTCCCCGGGCCGCCGAGCGGGGCCTGTTTGCGCGGCGCGGCTGCGCAGGCGCGGCGGGCGGGGTCGCTCCGGGGAGGGCGCTCGGCAGTGTCGGCCTGTGGGGCTCGGCGCTGCCCTCAGTGCTTTCGGGCGGGGATGAGCTTTGAGCGGTGCAGGGCTTGGCGGGGAGGGACGACGCACGTgactgcaggagctctggatgTGGGTCTTATAAGGGATAAAGGAACAGTTGTAGCTGTTTTCCCTTTATTCTGCTTCGGCCACTAGGCAGAGCagtcacagaattacagaattagcttggaaaagacctctgatATACCGAGCACCATTTCGTCAGCAGATAGCACTGCGcgccacatccagtctttcattaaacacttccagggacagtgactccgTCACTTCCCCGGGTAGTCTATTCCAAAGTCTAGTCAcactttcactgaaaaaaatcttcctgaaGTGCAGCCTAAACTTCCCCAGCAGCTTGGGGCTTTTGTCTTTTCATCCTGTCGCTGGTTACCTGGAGAAGATACTGACCCACTCCTGGCCTCACTCTACTTTCAGGTGTTTGTAGAGAATGGTGAGGTCTCCCTTGagcctcctccaggctaaacaatcCCAGTtgcctcagccattcctcataGGACTTGTGCTTCAGACTCTTTGCTTATTTACTGCCCTCTTCCGGAGGGCAGGCTCTTGAATCATGAGCACCTCCTGTGCTCTCACAGTCTTGTGAATTTCAGCGTGGTTTTGTCTGGCCTAGAGGGTCAAATAGTGGAACCTGTCAGATTGTGGCAGGAAAGGCAAGTTCCCATAAACAACATAGCAATGTTAATACACTTCTGAGAGTGTGCATGTCTTCTGTAGGAAAGATTGTTAAACTAAAACTACTGCTTTTGTTGGCCTTTGAGAGACAGGTTATCATCTGTACGTCCTTTATGTAGAAGAAATTGTTTAGTGTgggagtggtgaggcactggcataGGGTGCCCAGAGGGgttgtggatgcctcatccctgggaCTGTTgcaaggttggatggggctctgagcaactgGCTCTTGTGGAAGAtgttggaactaggtgatctttaaggtcccttccaacccaagcctttCTATGAGTCTGTGTTCTGTCTTGTTTAGTTTGAGCTGCTATGAAAGGTTTCCTGATGCTCCTTCAAATAACTAGTGTGGCCTGTGAACCACAATGTTAATGTTAGATGTAGTGTTAgttggagaaaggaaaaacatctgTGATCTGAGTGCTGTACCTAGTAGTGATCTTagaatttataaaattaaaggGTTTGTTTCTATTTTCCTGTGCCCTCTTTGCTTCTTTGTGTAGTTGTACTGATGCAGGCTTGCAAGGCTTTGGCTTTGTCACATGCTTGTGCTTGTCCATATGATATTAACCATGGCACCTAACACCTAGGCAGTAGTAAATAATGGAAATCTGAAAGTGCAAGGGTAAGAGTGGCAGTGGATTTTCTGGTGGTGAAAAACCACAACAGAATAACATACTATTAAACACTGGATGTAATTCCCTGTGATTCTCACCTTAATAGCCCACAGGTGTGGCATGTGAAGACTATAAGTTTTACATTTCAGAACATGAGTAATGAAGATGATTGTATGAGGCTGGAGTTTTGGATGCTGGGGTCTGTATTTTTCCCACCTCTTCATGAAAGATGAAGACAATTACAGGCTTCAGTTTGGTCTCTCTTGCAATCCCCTACACTATTCACAGCAAGTTACATTCATCATGGAAGTAACTTTGCAGTAATTCCATCCTTAtttcataaattatttcagcatgGACATATAATCAGATTGTAgcttttatatataaaatatggaGCCTGGCAGTAGTTGTATAAtccatacattttaaaaaaagtcaaatgCACTGATGTGACAGGATGATGATGGACTGTGACTTTTTCAGTATGTTTAAACATGTCAGTTTTATTAGCATTTTGGGAAATATAACTCAAACGACCTCAGTTAAATCCTTTACTATCATTCTTCTGTAGGAACTATTGTATAGCAACAGCATCAAAGATTTCTGATTTATTTGCATGAGAGTTTTCTTTGttagaaatgcttttaaaacttAAGCTGTGTTGTCTCTCTATAGGAAAACATTACTTAGAGATAGAATGAAGGAGATGTCAGTCACAGTATTCCATTAAACCCAACCTTTTGTAGTGAAGAACAGCATTTTCTTGTTGGTGTGCACAACACTAGAATGATGTGGCTTTGCTTTGCCTagttatttttagttttttgaaTGTGTAGAGTGTGGGGGTTTGGTGCATGAGATGGAATTTACAGACAGACTGGCGCATGAAATATGGTTGAACTGGAATTATTCGGTGGCTCCTATGTTTGAATTTCCTGATGTGgtttagaattaaaatattctctctgagaaaaacagaaaggcTTCATTGGAGGGATGACCCCATCAGTCAAATAAAAGCATTGGTTTCAGATACACCTGGTCTAGTCATTCATTGAAATTAATGCCTTGGTATTATGGCGCATGTTAAAGGTACTAAAAGGTTGACCTTTTAGTTTGAAATCTGGAGTATAACCCTTTTGAAAGCTTGGGAAGAAAGACAAGATGATGTGATTGAGCAGATGTAGTGGCTGAGTTTCTTTCAGCTGTTCACAAAACCAGACATGCAGCAGAGCGGTCTCCTGTCCTCTGTGTTCCATGAGGAGTCAAATGGAAATGGTGCTTTCACTTTGACAGATTgtcagcagctgcccagcagagcaTTTGTGATTATTCTTCTACCCCAGAAAGAATTCGTTGTTCTTCTACCCCAGAAAGGTCTTGCTTTATGTTGGTTTTACCACCTTGGGGTAGTATAGTCACCTGCAGATGCAGTTGCATCTCACAgtgcctggccagcagcagccaaggcaggGAAGCACCGCTTGTCCTGTGCaacaggagggaaggagcagaagcAATGCCAGCAGTTCTTGGTGGACACAAAGGCATGAAGGAAATGAGCACTGTGCCTCAGCGGTGATCACAGTATCAACTTTCTCtaaagacctttgagatcaagTCCAATCTCTGACCCAACACCACCATGTTAATGAGACCATGTCACTAAGTGCTGAGTCCAGTCTgtccttaaacacctccagggacagtgactccatcacctccctaGGCAGTCCATTCCAATGTATAATCACCCTTTGTGTGAAGAAACTCTTCCTCATGTAAGCCTAAACTCCTGATGGTGCAGCTTAAGATTTGTGTTCTCTTGGCCTGTTGCTGGtagcctgggagaagaggctgactTCTTTCAGGCAAGTACAGTATTTAATACTAACAGGCATAGGATTATCCATAGATGTCGTGGAGAGAATGAATTAGGAGTAGGATTGCATAGGACCTGGCATTGCAAACTGCTTAAATCTTGCCTGGCTCATGGTTCAAAGTTCATGCAAAATCTCACTAGTAACATTAGAGTGGTTTTATCTTTGGTCTGTTTGCTTTTGCAGCGGACATTCTTACATGGTTACACAAACATGTATGAAAGTTTAAATACACTTATACCTACTTCTAAActggaatattaaaatttttttggtcATTATGGGCATTTGGTCATTATGTGTGTTAACACATAAACTTAGATTGTTTATTAGCGTATGTGTATAAAACCAGTGAAGAAGCAAAAAATGTAAAGATGTTCTTGTGATTTCCAGTTTCTCACCTGCAGAAATTCCAAAGGTGACtttttgctttgcagaaagGAATTGTATGTTTAAAACAGGGGAACCATACATGCTTTCCAGCTCAGCAGTTGTGAATGCCATCAGTCCTGTTTCTGCCATCTGCCAGAGAAGAGTTAGTAATTACAGAACAGTCTGTAGCCCATTATAGGTGTTTACGTTAAATGTATGTGGaagttttcatattttatttaatctcaGTTCTTCAACATGTGAAGATGAAAGTAGTGTCCCACCATAACCATGACTGCTTTCCAGTCCTGTGTCAGCAGAGTTggattgctatttttttttgctttgttttgtttcgtttGCCTGTAGTCTGGCCTACTACTGAACTACTGTCTCTATAGATTTTGTTTAAGTGGACTGTGAGGCTGTGAGTGTTCTTAGGTTTTTTGATCCTTAGTGGTACAGGCATAAATTTTAATTGCCTCTGTCTTTCTGAGTCTAGGCATACAAGTTGTTACGTGTGTGTGTCGTATGCAATGGCCCAGGGGGAGGCGTGCAGAGTTATGGTGCACAGTATTTCTGTGTACAGATCTGAATGTATATGTCTATAGGTTGCTATTTTGCTACAAGTGTATATAGAGATGCTTTTCTACCTGTTTTACCTTTGTCTTGTTGTAGTTACAAAGTTTCTTGCTGTCCTTAGCCCCATCTTTGGAATTTCAAAAGTTCTTCCCAAAAATACAGGtagcaacaaataaaaaatacatataaatgtTAAAATCCACTGGAATTACAAGGGGTAACAACACTTACCAGAACAGTAACACTAAGTCATCACTTTGTATGGAAATAATTGTTTCatgtgatttttgtgtgtgtgtgtgtggaatCCATACAGTTACCTGGTATATTAGCTTTTCTGTAGGAAGTATTCCAGCAAGAAGTTTGAAAAGTGTGGAGGTCCTGACAAGAGTTCTGATTTAATCAAAGACAGATTGTTGTAAGTATTGCCATTTGGATGGCCTCAAGAGCTCTGATATGGCTTTATATATGTGAGTTCTTGAGTTCATTCTTTAGTCCGATTTTCAAGCCTGGGCCCACTCTGGAAAAGTCTGTGATGCTCACCTGTTTCCATTCAGTGGGTTAGATTTGGCTTATTTAAAAGCTTGCTGTAAACATTTGCTGTGAACGTGAGATACTCCATGCAAAGTTGGCTTTAGGAGTCCTGTTCAGGAGGAGATTTAATTTACCTGTACTAGTGCTGTGTAGCAGGTTGGCATCACCCACTTCTGTGTTGGAGGGAGAAGCATGGGCAGGGCTGACCTTTCCATCTTGGTTCACATGTGGAAGCGTCAGACTTGCTGCTCTCGTACTGCCTGGCGGGTTGGTGCCTCTGGAAAgtcctgtgctggctgtgtgtgctgtagCTGTCACATcctgctgtgtgcccagagctccctgagTGTGCCAGGGCATCCTGCTAAATGTTCTGCCCCCATGCAGGAAATCCTGTGGGACTGACGAGTGTTCCTGGTGCATGGGGTGCAGCCAATAAGTGAAAAGCTTCTGAGAAGCATGTCTTGACATTCCTGGGATAGCCAGAATCTATGCACATTGTTTTGCACAGGAACCATGGCTTAGGAATATggcatttttgcattttgcaatACCATATGGTCTTTTAACgtggaaaaagaaattcctgtTGCCTGCTTGTCTTCTCTTGGATGTTTAAGTGACATTGAATATTTAAGTTGGATTGTTCCAAGTCTTTGAGAAAGAATAGCAAACTCTGTACATTCCATGAAGGCAAAATGTTGCACTTTCCTGGTTCCTTGGTGTGTAACATGCTTTCTGCGGGGATGTATCCACATTGGATTTGGAACACTGAATATACAGTAAGGACAACAGTGAtccttgtgttttgtttttttattactttcatCATCTTCACTTTCCATTTTCAATGCCAGTGAAGTAAAGGATGTTTCTTCCCATGTTCCCAGTGTGAGGCAAACTGAGGTTTACCTTAATCTTTAAAGGGAAGGAGGTTCTTGTGTTGTGTCATATAAATTGTTAATAGGATATAAATTTCTGAAAAGTCAGATGGATAAATATAAAATCTAAAAGCATTGATAAACTGcagcttgtttgtttgctttgacaTCTCCAGAATAAAGTGCAATGAATACCAAAAATTACTAGTTCAGCATGTGTATCCTTTACTGGGCAAAGCCTGGCTGTTGCAAGtcacagataattttttttggaTTAGAGCCAGTGCTAGCACAACAAGTAAGTTCAAAGATACAGTACATAAAGATGTTTTCTGGGTGCTGTCTTCAAAATCTGTCAACTTAGTTTCTGTTGTTCTGAGTTTTATTGGTACAACAATGGACTGATTTGAattggatttgttttgttttccctgcctGTTGTTcgcattttcattttaaattatttacaagTCTGAGGCTTGAAGATGAGAGCCTAatgaatgcttttaaaaataaaaccatcttCTTTAAGCATGTTATGCTTCATGTTTTGAATTTATAACCAAAGCCTTAATGAATAGTTTCCTAGTTGCTCTCCTCTTAAAATTTATGAGCTGTCCTATTTACAAGTCCTACCTATACAATGGAAAGATAATTCCTGTTTACCTTAAATGAACTGTTCTTGTTAACAAGCTTAAACTGCTAATTAGGTATAATATGGCAATGAATACTGTGTCAAACCTTTTAGCAAGAATATGAAGATGCAATATTTAGTTGTTGAGCATTTTTTTGGTACATTCTGTGTAAGAATACAGAGTGTTGTGGTTTTTGCTGTCTCATATACATATCAGGttaataaaaagtattttaggGAGAAACTATGGTCTGTAGGTCCTCACAGAAGCGGGTGGACTTCTGCCCTACATCTAGGATGATATGTTGGTGTCCATGTACTAGCATGCTGCTAAAAGCCTCTTTGTTGCACGGCTTCAGATGGTGACGTATGAAGAACCCTTATGACTTTATGTCCAGATAGTATTTTTTAACAGATTAATTattctcttgaaaaaaaaaccacagggaTAGCAATAGTTGCTTTTCTTTGAGTGTgcattaatgtaatttaatcaggaaggaaagaaaacctggGACTAGAATTTGATGTTATTTACCTGACTATAAATCGGAATATTTCCATTTAGTTTAACAGAAATTTTCAACTTGTGTCAAAATGATCAAAATCAGAACCTGACACAAAATCtcaatttcattatttttgcatacaaaactaaagaaataaaattggattttgtatttttttgggtTCAAATCCTACCTCAAAAAACAGGTTGGTTCTTGAGCAGAGGTTTTATAATACAGTGTTGTTACTTGTTGGTAATGGGAACTTGGCAGACATGTTATATGaaaaagctacttttttttcctttagttgtTTCTCATTAGATTTTAAGTGTCAAAAATGTAGACTTGTGAATCTAAGTGCCATTCTAAATCTAGGTAGCTCAGAAATTCTTGACAAGTATTGCTTTGACATATTTGTGAGTGCCTCTGATATCTGGAGAGGGTTGTATATAGGCTTTGTTCCCTGTCTCCTTTCCTTTGTATAACCCAAGGAGTTTGCAACAGGGATGGCAACctgaggagggaaggggaggaagagaCTGAAGAGAAAGTTGGCAAAGGTCTGGCGTTGAccttcagctgctctggagcagacATCTGATGAGATACAAGGAGCTGCTTCTGTCAAATCCCAAGAATCCTTTCTGGGCACAAGGTCATTGGGTACAGAAGGTGTTGTTTGGAGAGGACAAGTGAAAACCTGACAATGCATTTTGCTAGCTCTGGTCAGGCTATTCAAGTTCCATTTCCAGGTAAATAACATGCTGAACTTTGCTGGTGGAGGTTGATTTGCAGGaatgctttctctttttcttcatgcaCATCATCATGAATTTAGATGTTGCTGATTTCAGTAAAGTGTATTATGCTGGGGAGTgttaaataaacttttatttcagagaatGCGTGCCTTTGTATTTTGTATGCCAAGGGTATTTACCCAATAAGGGGATGGGTTTCTGAGGAGGTGACTTCAGGCAGAGGCAATATATTATGCCAGAGGGAGAAGTAGGTGAGCTTTCAGGCACACAAGCTTGTCTTTGTATCTGCTGCTGGTACCAAGATAATGAAAATGCAATTGAagtaaaaacaaagtaaatcTCTGAAGTTTATACTTAAATATTGCATGGAAATGCAGGAATGTAAAGAGTATGTCTTTTTAGGgatcaaataatattttatttatgcatttgtTGTAAGTACTCAAAGGCCTTTAGTCTTGTCATTAGAAAGTTTTGGATGGCAATATATTGGGTGGCAATATAACTAACACTGCTGAGAAAACTTCGGTTGATGTCACTGTGGCCatgatttcatttttactttttttttcaattatttttcatccttGTAAGTTATGTTTCTAAGCTCTAAGGAATCTGTTTTGGGAGAAAAGAAATACTTCACATAATATTTAAATCTTGTTTGAATAAACCACCTAGaaggcacaggaaaaaaaaaagcaaaaggtgTATTCCCCAAAACAAAATCGCAGTAGGAATTTTGCATTATAAAAGATGATGTTCCTAGTGCTGGATTTGTTTAAACTGTCAGAATTGCAAAGCATAAATAATTACATAATTTCACACCTTCCAGTGAAGTCAGACCCTGATTAAGCAGTTGACAGCCTGGAAGAGTCTGCTCTTTGACAGTGATGTCTGTATTCCCTCAATTTGTAGCAACTGCATCTAGGAAAACAAACTGAGCTTTATTCCCTTTACTTTGAATGAGAACCCTTATTGACAAAAGGagaatattctttttattaaaagtttTCATACTTTAAATGCACagatatttcagcttttctgctttcagctAGCATATATTTTGCTGATACCAGGTCTTCTTGCTGTCTTGGTCCATACTGTCTTTCAGTATGTTTGatattcatatttcttttttattccttcttccttgctgtgctttttttcttccttttcttaaaCAAATAGACAATATGCTAATATGAACTCTAATAGGAAAAAGGCATTGTTTAACTCAGTTGGGGTACTACTAATCCAGTCACCAAATGTAACCATAACACAGCatgcattttaattattaaatataatggaaactttgcattttaaatctAGAGCTATAAACCACTTGTTTGAAAATGCACAGTTCAGTGCTATGATTTTACCTTGTAGTGAATTGCAGGGCAGTATTCTTTGATCAGTTATTACAAGTTGAAGATTAGTAGTATTCAGTGCTTGTGCTAATTTTGAGAGTACATATAGAAGTCACTACAGGTCAAACTGAAGCTCAGTCATGTATGTTTTTAATGATTTAGTGAGCTGACTGGATAAAGCAGTGTTAAAATGTATGGCTAATAAAGTCATGCCAGTCATTCCAAATAGGGGTAATTTAAAGACACATTTTGAGGACTAGTATGCCCCAGATTctaatattttgtaaaatatgcTTTATTCTTAAAAACTATATTGTTGAGGTTTTGCTTCTAGAAATGTTTGTTTGAATAGTTCATGAAAGTACTCCTAATGATCTTTTGGTGATCTTCCACTAAATAAGAGCTGCCAGGTAGAACAAAGAATGTTTTCTCGTCTTTGTTCAATCCACATTTTTGTAATGAATACATTTTGATCATAAGTTCtaataaatacaattaattaaaataaaataatctccTACTCCATTCAGCATTTTCTGACATGAAGTTTAAAACTATTCCTAGAGTGAATGTAGATTTCAATGACTCTCCATAAAAGATTCCTAGTCCCTGCATAAGACATGCAGGCCTGAACAGGCTCTATTTTCGGGATTAGTGGACACCAAGTTaaggagcagctgcagtagGTTTGGAGGAGGCTGTACTTGGGTGCCTGCAGGTGTGCCTGAGGTACAATAATGAGACTTCTCAGGTTTGTGAGCAGTAAATGATATAGTAGCAGCTCTGCAAAGTCAGTGTCTTTTCTCCAGGTTGCCAGATTTAGCAGCTCTTGTTTTCTGGATTTAGGGTTTGTGCTGGCTGTTTTTCTCTAGCCTAGGGGCTGTCTCATGCTGATTGAGAAGggactgcatttttttcttccctttctgaaTCGGATATGAGATATCAGTACCTAAAACTCCAGGTCTCATCCAGACATTTAAAATCTTGATGTTGAGTAGTACAGTAGTGGCTAACATACCAGGTAGATACAGACATGAGTGATTTTGGGCTGTTGAATTTTGGGGATCGAATGCAGATTTGTGTGCCATGGGACCGTCTCATCCCTTAGAGGGTCCTTGCTGCTTagctcagcctttcctttcccttcttttttcctgttggtgaTCTGACATAAATTCAGTAAACCAGCAACTGATTTTATGTTTGCAGCCTCTGCTCTTTGAATCTGGTTGTTCTAAGGATATGTTTGTCTTAAGACACCAA
The nucleotide sequence above comes from Oenanthe melanoleuca isolate GR-GAL-2019-014 chromosome 2, OMel1.0, whole genome shotgun sequence. Encoded proteins:
- the LOC130248788 gene encoding translation initiation factor IF-2-like gives rise to the protein MPWHTQGALGTQQDVTATAHTASTGLSRGTNPPGSTRAASLTLPHVNQDGKVSPAHASPSNTEVGDANLLHSTSTDPHPELLQSRASSLPAKPCTAQSSSPPESTEGSAEPHRPTLPSALPGATPPAAPAQPRRANRPRSAARGRCPGPSPRGGGSAGPASAATAAVPRRLRRPQPRPAGPHRSRRP